The Deltaproteobacteria bacterium region GATCGGCGTACTAAAAAAATTTCATTTTTAGCCCATACATAAAAAAATTGAGCCGATGATCATCTCTACGGGAAGGATCAGGGGTGGTTATACTATAGTCAGACTTCATCCAGATCAAATGGCTGAAACCATCGGATTTGTCAAGCAAACCTGGACTAAGTTTTTTCCGACCATTCCCTTTAACTATCACTTCCTTGATGAGGATTATGACAATCTGTACCGGGCCGAAGAACGGATGGGGACGCTCCTTAATTACTTTTCGATACTCGCCGTATTTATCGCCTGTTTGGGACTATTCGGGCTGGCCTCCTTCACCACTGAACAGAGGACCAAGGAAATCGGAATCCGTAAGGTTTTAGGGGCTTCCACACCCGGGATTATCATGCTCCTGGGTAAGGATTTCGCTAAGCTGGTTCTGATTGCCAATATCATCGCATGGCCGATTGCCTATTACGTCATGACAAATTGGCTCCAGGATTTTGCTTACCGGATTAATATCAATTGGCTAATTTTTCTGCTAACCGGCGTCCTATCCGTATTCATTGCCCTAGTTACGGTTAGTTTCCAGGCTACCAAAGCGGCTATGGCCAATCCGGTCAAATCGCTCCGATATGAATAATGGTTTTAATATCCCCGAATCATACTGGAGATCGAATCCAATTCGACGCCGCCACTACCAGGCGGTGTTTAGCTTTAGTTGACGAGTGGAAATAACTTTAATAAAAAAAACCAATATTTTATTCATCAGCTGGTCCTCAAGCCCTTGGTTTGGGGACCATATTGTTGAAAAATCACCTTTTGGCAAGGAGAAGCAGGCCCTTCGAGTCAGTTTAAAACCTACTTTTCAGATAGCGGGTAGCGCCCCTAATACTGAAACAAGAAGCGACGTGTCACACCGTCAACTTGGCTGTATCATCATACCGTTACGGTTTTTGAGGTGTCTTCTAAAAATAAAAGGAGAGCCATGTCATGAGGAGAGTAAAGAGAGAGAATACCAGGGTTTTTCATTTTCTAGGTCTGGCAGCCATTATCGCTTTGGGATTGTTT contains the following coding sequences:
- a CDS encoding cell division protein FtsX — protein: MAETIGFVKQTWTKFFPTIPFNYHFLDEDYDNLYRAEERMGTLLNYFSILAVFIACLGLFGLASFTTEQRTKEIGIRKVLGASTPGIIMLLGKDFAKLVLIANIIAWPIAYYVMTNWLQDFAYRININWLIFLLTGVLSVFIALVTVSFQATKAAMANPVKSLRYE